A genomic window from Flavobacterium johnsoniae includes:
- a CDS encoding TonB-dependent receptor — protein MKFNLRFLFIALFICTISIAQNKGTISGVLTDKDMNNDPLPFANVLIKGTNINVNSDVDGKYSLNVNPGNYTLVFSFLGYESVEAPVAVKANETVVINQALSSGSYTLKDVVVQATAVSKQKETALLLEQKNAVDIKQTIGAQELSRKGVSDVAAAVAKTSGVSKQEGSNSVYVRGLGDRYNSTSMNGLPIPSNDPQRKNIALDLFSTDIVEYISIDKSYGAKMYGDFAGGNVDIVSKDYRGKGMFEISLGSKVNTNAVSNSSDFLLQQGPNKSGFVSYGVPNNPLTSFSFENSLNPKKESPFGGNFSLKAGKTFNIGEEGKLSLFATAGFGNGYEYREGLTQSVNAQGASLKSFQQEKFTYNTNTTGMFNANYRLNKNHKIGYNFLYVNSSEQTRDTYSGSDRDFDNSDASLLVQRGTFTQNTVIINQLLGNNKITDKINLDWGVSYNTVKGDMPDRTQNKMFYNPTTDVYTLAQRTTTDNQRYFQNLTENEAAANLALSYKLGDKDGEPKGKITVGYNGRFKKRDFEAIQFNFNISQTGQNTSVDPNNLDAFFNQANYQSGLFSTAAFAGMAPQTYDGKQDIHAGFGNFEYKFTDKLSTVIGLRYERISQTVNWRTQLDAGGGTNTFERNEFLPSAILKYELNEKQNLRFALSKTYTLPQFKERALFIYEDVMESVIGNPSLYPSQNYNLDLKWEMFPKSDELFSVTAFGKYIMDPINQIIIASSTNDISFVNIGDTGYAYGVELEARKNIFEIEGEYTNKLSFGFNASLMKTHQDIDAEKVRNETDGRLNINTTDSSSGFTGASDLILNADLSYAKNFTTDSGITATLAYNHYSDKLYAIGNEGKGNLVDKAMGTLDLILKTKLTKSFGIDFGARNLLNPEFKRVQENAGGDVLVFNYKKGLTFGLGMNYQF, from the coding sequence ATGAAATTCAATTTAAGATTTCTATTTATTGCATTATTTATCTGTACGATTTCGATCGCGCAAAACAAAGGTACAATTTCTGGAGTTCTAACTGACAAAGACATGAACAACGATCCGTTACCTTTTGCTAATGTACTTATTAAAGGTACGAATATTAATGTAAATTCCGACGTTGATGGAAAATATTCCTTGAACGTAAATCCTGGAAATTATACTTTAGTTTTTAGTTTCCTTGGATACGAATCTGTAGAAGCTCCAGTTGCCGTAAAAGCAAACGAAACTGTAGTGATCAATCAAGCTCTTTCTTCTGGAAGTTATACGCTTAAAGATGTTGTTGTACAAGCAACTGCTGTTAGCAAACAAAAAGAAACTGCTTTACTTTTAGAACAAAAAAACGCGGTAGATATTAAGCAAACTATTGGCGCACAAGAACTTTCTAGAAAAGGAGTTTCAGATGTTGCTGCCGCTGTAGCAAAAACATCTGGTGTTTCTAAACAAGAAGGAAGCAATAGCGTTTATGTAAGAGGTTTGGGTGACCGTTACAACTCTACTTCGATGAACGGATTGCCAATTCCATCAAATGATCCCCAGAGAAAAAATATTGCACTTGATCTTTTTTCAACTGATATTGTTGAATATATTTCAATCGACAAATCTTACGGCGCTAAAATGTACGGAGATTTTGCTGGAGGAAATGTAGATATCGTTTCTAAAGATTACCGTGGAAAAGGAATGTTTGAAATCTCATTAGGTTCAAAAGTAAACACTAATGCAGTATCAAACTCTAGCGACTTTTTATTACAGCAAGGACCAAACAAATCTGGTTTTGTTTCTTATGGAGTTCCAAACAATCCTTTAACCAGTTTTAGTTTTGAAAACAGCTTAAATCCTAAAAAAGAATCTCCTTTTGGCGGAAACTTTAGCTTAAAAGCTGGTAAAACTTTCAACATTGGTGAAGAAGGAAAATTAAGCCTTTTTGCTACTGCAGGATTTGGAAACGGTTACGAATATAGAGAAGGACTTACTCAAAGTGTAAATGCTCAAGGTGCTTCATTAAAATCTTTCCAACAAGAAAAATTTACTTACAATACAAATACTACTGGAATGTTCAACGCAAATTACCGTTTGAACAAAAACCACAAAATTGGATATAACTTTTTGTATGTTAACTCTTCTGAGCAAACTAGAGATACTTATTCTGGAAGTGATCGTGATTTTGACAACTCTGATGCAAGTCTTCTGGTTCAAAGAGGTACGTTTACACAGAACACTGTTATAATCAATCAGCTTTTAGGAAATAATAAAATAACAGACAAAATCAATTTGGATTGGGGAGTTTCATACAATACTGTAAAAGGTGATATGCCAGACAGAACTCAAAACAAAATGTTCTACAATCCAACAACTGATGTTTACACACTAGCTCAGAGAACTACTACTGATAATCAGAGATATTTTCAAAATCTTACAGAAAATGAAGCAGCAGCTAATCTTGCATTATCTTACAAATTAGGAGATAAAGACGGTGAGCCAAAAGGAAAAATTACTGTAGGTTATAACGGTAGATTTAAAAAACGTGATTTTGAAGCTATTCAATTCAACTTCAATATTAGCCAAACTGGTCAGAACACAAGCGTTGATCCAAATAATTTAGATGCCTTTTTTAACCAAGCAAATTATCAAAGTGGTTTATTCTCAACAGCTGCTTTTGCTGGAATGGCCCCTCAAACTTATGATGGAAAACAAGACATACACGCAGGTTTTGGTAATTTCGAATACAAATTCACAGATAAATTGAGCACTGTTATTGGTTTGAGATACGAAAGAATCTCTCAAACAGTTAACTGGAGAACACAGCTTGATGCTGGCGGAGGAACAAATACTTTTGAAAGAAATGAATTTTTGCCAAGTGCTATCTTAAAGTATGAATTAAACGAAAAACAAAATCTTCGTTTTGCACTTAGCAAAACTTATACATTGCCACAGTTTAAAGAACGTGCTTTGTTTATTTATGAAGATGTAATGGAATCTGTAATTGGTAACCCAAGTTTATATCCTTCACAAAACTACAATTTGGATTTAAAATGGGAAATGTTCCCAAAAAGCGATGAGTTATTCTCTGTTACAGCTTTTGGAAAATATATCATGGATCCAATCAACCAAATCATTATCGCTTCTTCTACAAATGATATTTCTTTTGTTAATATCGGAGATACAGGTTATGCTTATGGAGTTGAATTAGAGGCAAGAAAAAACATCTTTGAAATTGAAGGAGAATATACTAATAAACTTTCTTTTGGATTTAATGCTTCTTTAATGAAAACACATCAAGATATTGATGCTGAAAAAGTTAGAAACGAAACAGACGGAAGATTGAACATCAATACTACAGATAGCAGTTCAGGATTTACAGGAGCTTCAGATTTGATTTTAAATGCTGATTTATCTTATGCTAAAAACTTTACAACCGATTCTGGAATTACTGCAACACTTGCATACAACCATTATTCTGATAAGCTTTACGCAATTGGAAACGAAGGAAAAGGAAACTTAGTTGATAAAGCTATGGGAACTTTAGATCTTATTTTAAAAACAAAATTGACTAAAAGCTTCGGAATTGACTTTGGAGCAAGAAACCTATTGAATCCAGAATTCAAAAGAGTTCAAGAAAATGCAGGTGGAGATGTTCTAGTATTCAACTACAAAAAAGGACTAACATTTGGATTAGGAATGAACTACCAATTCTAA
- a CDS encoding acyl transferase has protein sequence MITASDIFTISSQKQFEKIALKVFRFQHENNKVYRDFCDFLKVNPQQVKSLQQIPFLPIQFFKSHDVVSNSDPAEVTFTSSGTTGMITSRHLVTDVSLYEESYRKGFSQFYGNIEDYVVLALLPSYLEREGSSLIYMVEDLIKLSNQPESGFYLHNHDDLIKKLLELDEAGQNVILIGVTYALLDLIEKHQFDLQNTIIMETGGMKGKRKEMIREELHEQLCKGFGVSSIHSEYGMTELLAQAYSLGEGIFECPPWMNILVRDPEDALTYLKDGKTGGINVIDLANINSCSFIATQDLGKKYPNNSFEVLGRFDNSDIRGCNLMVL, from the coding sequence TTGATCACAGCCAGCGATATCTTTACCATTTCTAGTCAGAAGCAATTTGAAAAAATAGCACTAAAAGTGTTTCGATTTCAACACGAGAATAACAAAGTATATCGTGACTTTTGTGATTTTTTAAAAGTGAATCCGCAACAGGTAAAATCTTTACAGCAAATTCCTTTTCTACCTATTCAGTTTTTCAAAAGCCATGATGTCGTTTCTAATTCAGATCCTGCGGAAGTAACTTTTACCAGCAGCGGAACTACCGGCATGATTACAAGTCGACATTTGGTAACCGATGTTTCTTTATATGAAGAAAGCTACCGAAAAGGATTTTCTCAATTTTATGGCAATATTGAAGATTACGTTGTTTTAGCTCTTTTACCGTCTTATTTAGAACGCGAAGGTTCTTCGTTAATTTATATGGTCGAAGATTTGATAAAACTCTCCAATCAGCCTGAAAGCGGGTTTTATTTACACAATCATGACGACTTAATTAAAAAGCTTCTTGAATTAGACGAAGCTGGTCAAAACGTAATTTTAATTGGTGTTACTTATGCATTATTAGATTTAATCGAAAAACATCAATTCGACCTTCAAAACACCATTATTATGGAAACTGGAGGAATGAAAGGAAAACGAAAAGAAATGATTCGAGAAGAATTACATGAACAGCTTTGCAAAGGTTTTGGTGTTTCTTCCATTCATTCAGAATATGGGATGACCGAACTTTTAGCGCAAGCGTATTCTTTGGGCGAAGGTATTTTCGAGTGTCCGCCTTGGATGAACATTTTAGTTCGTGATCCAGAAGATGCTCTCACTTACTTGAAAGATGGAAAAACTGGCGGAATCAACGTTATTGATTTAGCCAATATTAATTCATGTTCTTTTATCGCAACTCAGGATTTAGGCAAAAAATATCCCAACAACTCTTTCGAGGTATTGGGACGTTTTGATAATTCTGATATTCGTGGTTGTAACTTGATGGTTTTGTAA
- a CDS encoding DUF4296 domain-containing protein: MKNFIVILLVLFLSISCKKELVKQPAKLIEKEKMVDIMYDLAILEAIRYQKPMSLDSLESDPKKFILRKYKVDSLQFAQNNIFYASDYESYKEMFDEVNKRIAVNQRAADSLTKIDEKKAAKAKKNKIKEVSKDSVRKIAPKVNIDSLEMAHRKQRR, from the coding sequence ATGAAGAATTTTATAGTAATACTATTGGTTTTATTTCTTTCTATAAGTTGTAAAAAAGAGCTTGTAAAACAGCCTGCAAAACTTATTGAGAAAGAAAAAATGGTAGATATTATGTATGATTTAGCGATTTTGGAAGCAATAAGATATCAGAAACCAATGTCTTTAGATTCGTTAGAAAGCGATCCGAAGAAATTTATTTTAAGAAAATATAAAGTAGATAGTCTTCAATTTGCTCAAAATAATATTTTTTATGCTTCAGATTATGAGAGTTATAAAGAAATGTTTGATGAGGTAAACAAAAGAATTGCTGTAAACCAAAGAGCAGCAGATTCTCTCACTAAAATTGATGAGAAAAAAGCGGCTAAGGCTAAGAAAAACAAAATAAAAGAAGTTTCTAAAGATTCGGTTAGAAAAATAGCGCCAAAAGTCAATATTGATTCTTTAGAAATGGCGCACAGAAAGCAAAGAAGATAA
- the tyrS gene encoding tyrosine--tRNA ligase produces MKNLVEELKWRGLYHDSMPGTEEQLLKEATTAYIGFDPTADSLHIGSMVQIILLVHLKNFGHRPIALVGGATGMIGDPSGKSDERNLLDEEALAKNVAGIKSVLSRFLDFNSNEANAPVMVNNYDWMKEFSFIDFAREVGKRITVNYMMAKDSVKKRFSGEGEGMSFTEFTYQLIQGYDFYHLYKNNNCILQMGGSDQWGNITTGTELVRRMGGENAKAYALTTPLITKADGSKFGKSEGGNVWLDADKTSVYKFYQFWVNTTDVDAEKYIKIFTFLDKDTIDALIEEHKTAPHLRVLQKKLAEEITVFVHNREELEKAIQASNILFGNSTAEDLKKLDEATFLEVFDGVPQAEIAKADLENGLEIIAVLNEKTGFFKSNGEARRALTANSISVNREKIKEDFVLTANDLINNQFVLLQSGKKNYFVIRVV; encoded by the coding sequence ATGAAGAATCTAGTTGAAGAATTAAAATGGCGCGGGTTATATCATGATAGTATGCCTGGAACGGAAGAACAATTACTAAAAGAAGCTACCACTGCGTATATTGGTTTTGATCCAACTGCTGATTCACTGCATATCGGAAGTATGGTTCAGATTATTTTATTGGTTCACTTAAAGAATTTCGGACACAGACCGATTGCTTTAGTTGGTGGAGCAACAGGAATGATCGGAGATCCTTCTGGTAAATCTGATGAAAGAAACTTGCTTGACGAAGAAGCTTTGGCTAAAAACGTGGCGGGAATTAAAAGTGTTCTGTCTCGTTTCTTAGATTTCAATTCAAACGAAGCAAATGCGCCAGTTATGGTAAATAACTACGATTGGATGAAAGAATTCTCTTTTATCGATTTTGCACGTGAAGTTGGAAAAAGAATCACTGTAAATTATATGATGGCTAAAGATTCTGTAAAAAAGAGATTTAGCGGAGAAGGTGAGGGAATGTCTTTTACAGAATTTACATATCAGTTAATTCAAGGTTACGATTTTTATCATTTATATAAAAACAACAATTGTATTCTGCAAATGGGAGGTTCTGACCAATGGGGTAATATTACCACGGGAACAGAATTAGTTCGTAGAATGGGAGGAGAAAATGCAAAAGCGTATGCTTTAACAACACCTTTAATTACAAAAGCAGACGGTTCTAAATTCGGGAAATCTGAAGGTGGAAATGTTTGGTTAGATGCTGATAAAACTTCAGTTTATAAATTTTACCAATTTTGGGTAAATACAACAGATGTTGATGCTGAGAAATACATCAAAATCTTTACTTTCTTAGATAAAGATACAATTGATGCATTGATCGAAGAACACAAAACAGCTCCGCATTTAAGAGTTTTACAAAAGAAATTGGCAGAAGAAATTACTGTTTTTGTTCACAATCGTGAAGAATTAGAAAAAGCAATTCAGGCTTCGAATATTTTGTTTGGAAATTCAACGGCAGAAGATTTGAAGAAATTGGATGAAGCTACTTTCTTGGAAGTTTTTGACGGAGTTCCGCAAGCTGAAATCGCAAAAGCAGATTTAGAAAACGGTTTGGAAATTATTGCTGTTTTAAACGAAAAAACAGGTTTCTTTAAATCAAACGGAGAAGCGAGAAGAGCTTTAACGGCAAATTCTATTTCTGTAAATAGAGAAAAAATAAAAGAAGATTTTGTTTTGACTGCAAATGATTTAATTAATAATCAGTTTGTGTTATTGCAAAGTGGAAAGAAGAATTACTTTGTGATAAGAGTGGTTTAA
- a CDS encoding DUF4271 domain-containing protein: MIEQLHPRILENKDWATLLFVLTFAVVAMTKSAYETRFSEFSKLIFSDKYAKIYRDNNHLKSSFTVGLFFVQIISYAFFILLTMNIFGQASKTDWILFIQIATFLLYFILGKYLIEKIVATSFNIDEFVELFNLQKVTYRTYIGVLILPINAVLFYYSNIPKIVPLAIIGISLCISVYSYFISIKTYQNAIIGKLFYFILYLCALEIAPYYFLYYWITKGSA, encoded by the coding sequence ATGATTGAACAACTTCATCCTCGAATTCTGGAAAACAAAGACTGGGCAACACTTTTGTTTGTGTTGACTTTTGCTGTTGTTGCCATGACAAAATCTGCTTACGAAACTAGATTCAGTGAATTTAGTAAGCTTATTTTTTCTGACAAATACGCTAAAATTTATCGAGATAATAACCATTTAAAAAGCAGCTTTACTGTTGGGCTGTTTTTTGTGCAGATTATTTCGTATGCATTTTTTATTTTGCTTACAATGAATATTTTTGGACAGGCATCCAAAACAGATTGGATTTTATTTATTCAGATTGCAACTTTCCTTCTTTATTTCATTCTAGGAAAATATTTAATCGAGAAAATTGTAGCGACTTCCTTCAATATTGATGAGTTTGTAGAGTTATTTAACTTACAAAAAGTAACTTATAGAACTTATATTGGCGTTTTAATCCTTCCAATTAACGCTGTTTTGTTCTATTACAGCAATATTCCGAAGATTGTACCGCTAGCAATCATAGGTATTTCGCTGTGTATTAGTGTATACTCTTACTTTATTTCAATTAAAACATATCAAAACGCAATTATCGGTAAGTTATTTTATTTTATTTTATATCTTTGCGCTCTTGAAATAGCCCCTTATTATTTTCTTTATTATTGGATAACAAAAGGGAGTGCTTAG
- a CDS encoding uroporphyrinogen-III synthase has product MKVKTILVSQPEPKVENSPYFELQQKHKIKIDFRPFIHVEGVSAKEIRLQKIDLNHYTAIILTSRNAVDHFFRVADEMRYKVPEGLKYFCQSEAVAFYLQKYVVYRKRKIYVGAKDFADLSPLIKKYKDEKFLLPASDQLNADAPVTLNSLKVDWAQAIFYRTVMSDLSDLADVYYDVLAFFSPTGIKSLFKNFPDFKQNDTRIAVFGSTTQKEALDHGLRIDILAPTPETPSMTMALEKYVAEANKGK; this is encoded by the coding sequence ATGAAAGTGAAAACAATTTTGGTGTCACAGCCTGAACCTAAAGTGGAGAATTCTCCTTACTTTGAGCTCCAACAAAAACACAAAATAAAAATTGATTTCAGACCATTTATTCATGTGGAAGGGGTTAGCGCAAAAGAGATTCGATTACAAAAAATCGATCTTAATCATTACACTGCGATCATTTTAACAAGTAGAAATGCTGTAGATCATTTTTTTAGAGTTGCTGATGAAATGCGTTACAAAGTTCCTGAAGGATTGAAGTATTTCTGTCAATCTGAGGCTGTTGCGTTTTACCTTCAAAAGTATGTTGTGTACAGAAAACGTAAAATTTACGTTGGAGCAAAAGATTTTGCAGATTTATCTCCGCTAATTAAAAAGTACAAAGACGAGAAGTTTTTGCTTCCTGCATCTGACCAATTAAATGCAGATGCTCCTGTAACATTAAACAGTCTAAAAGTAGACTGGGCGCAAGCTATTTTTTACAGAACTGTAATGAGTGATTTATCTGATTTAGCAGACGTTTATTATGACGTTTTAGCTTTCTTCAGTCCAACTGGAATAAAGTCTTTGTTTAAAAACTTCCCAGATTTTAAACAAAACGATACTAGAATTGCTGTTTTCGGAAGTACAACTCAAAAAGAGGCTCTTGATCATGGTTTAAGAATTGATATTCTTGCTCCAACTCCTGAAACGCCTTCTATGACAATGGCTCTTGAAAAATACGTTGCAGAAGCAAACAAAGGAAAATAA
- a CDS encoding NAD-dependent epimerase/dehydratase family protein: MILVTGGTGLVGAHLLLHLIENGENVRAIYRTQKNIQKTKSVFDFYKKTDLFEKINWLEADILDVPSLENAFIDISEVYHCAALISFDPKDEEKLRKTNIEGTANIVNFSIAKNIQKFCFISSIAALGDIAPHETHITEETDWNPEKPHSDYAISKYGAEMEVWRGQQEGLNVIIVNPGVILGPIAMMNVFEQGSNEIYKKVANGLSFYTLGNTGFISIDDVVKTTFQLMKSDIKNERFTLISDNIVFRDILNTVADTLKVKRPHIHAKPFFMNLLWVSDFLFSSLFFRKRSITKATAKASYSTNLYSNEKIKTALGTVFTDIYYYIKESSKA; encoded by the coding sequence ATGATATTAGTAACTGGAGGAACTGGTTTAGTCGGCGCGCATTTATTGCTTCATTTAATTGAAAATGGAGAAAATGTTCGGGCAATTTATAGAACCCAAAAAAACATTCAGAAAACAAAATCGGTTTTTGACTTTTATAAAAAAACAGATTTATTCGAGAAAATTAATTGGCTTGAAGCCGATATTTTAGATGTTCCTTCATTAGAAAATGCTTTTATCGATATTTCGGAAGTTTATCATTGCGCTGCTTTAATTTCGTTTGATCCAAAAGACGAAGAAAAACTCCGAAAAACCAACATCGAAGGCACAGCAAACATCGTCAATTTTTCGATTGCAAAAAACATTCAGAAATTTTGCTTTATAAGTTCTATCGCTGCGCTTGGAGACATTGCTCCTCACGAAACGCATATTACAGAAGAAACAGATTGGAATCCTGAAAAACCTCACAGCGATTATGCTATTTCTAAATATGGTGCAGAAATGGAAGTTTGGCGCGGACAACAAGAAGGATTAAATGTTATTATTGTAAATCCTGGAGTTATTTTGGGTCCGATAGCAATGATGAATGTTTTCGAACAAGGAAGTAATGAAATTTACAAAAAAGTAGCCAACGGACTTTCTTTTTACACTCTTGGGAACACAGGTTTCATTTCTATTGATGATGTTGTAAAAACTACTTTCCAATTAATGAAAAGCGATATTAAAAACGAACGTTTTACGCTTATTTCAGACAATATTGTTTTTAGAGATATTTTGAATACCGTAGCAGATACTTTAAAAGTCAAAAGGCCGCACATTCATGCCAAACCATTTTTCATGAATTTATTGTGGGTTTCGGATTTCTTATTCTCAAGCTTATTTTTTAGAAAAAGAAGCATCACAAAAGCAACAGCCAAAGCTTCTTATTCTACCAATTTATATAGTAACGAAAAAATAAAAACCGCTCTAGGAACGGTTTTTACTGATATTTATTATTACATTAAAGAAAGTTCAAAAGCTTAA
- a CDS encoding T9SS type A sorting domain-containing protein, producing the protein MAKNYFYITFLLAFFFTVSASAQDSKQLPKPQETTSIEGLSLYPNPVTNGKVYISTKNDLEKEIIVFDILGKKVLQAHLASRELSVSELPPGVYIIKISELNASATRKLIIR; encoded by the coding sequence ATGGCAAAAAACTACTTTTATATTACTTTCTTATTGGCTTTTTTCTTTACTGTTAGCGCTTCAGCGCAGGACAGCAAGCAATTACCAAAACCTCAAGAAACAACTTCTATTGAGGGACTTAGCTTGTATCCTAATCCAGTTACTAACGGAAAAGTCTATATCTCAACTAAAAACGATTTAGAGAAAGAAATTATTGTGTTTGATATTCTAGGAAAAAAAGTGCTCCAAGCTCATTTAGCTTCTAGAGAGTTAAGTGTTTCTGAACTTCCTCCGGGAGTTTACATCATTAAAATTAGCGAATTGAATGCATCGGCAACCCGAAAACTCATTATAAGATAA
- a CDS encoding dihydroorotase — translation MNRILIKNAKIVNEGAIFEGDVLIENDLIVEIADSISLKTSDCIVVDAEGSYLMPGAIDDQVHFREPGLTHKGDIESESRAAVAGGITSFIEQPNTVPNAVTQEILEDKYQIAAQKSFANYSFMMGATNDNLEEVLKTNPKNVAGIKIFLGSSTGNMLVDNEAVLEKIFSSTPMLIAVHCEDETTIKNNLAAFKEQYGDDVPVTAHNLIRSAEACYISSSKAVALAKKTGARLHIFHLSTAKEMELFTNKIPLEEKKITAEVCVHHLWFTDEDYKTKGNFIKWNPAVKTADDRAELWKALNDGRIDVIATDHAPHTKEEKQQSYLNAPSGGPLVQHAVVAMFEAHHQGKISVEKIVEKMCHNPAKLFKIEKRGFIREGYHADLVIVNPSLPWSVKPDNILYKCGWSPFEGYTFKSRITHTFVNGELVYNNFKVKDTRAGKRLLFDR, via the coding sequence ATGAACAGGATTTTAATAAAAAATGCCAAAATTGTAAACGAAGGGGCAATTTTTGAAGGTGATGTATTAATTGAAAATGATTTGATTGTTGAAATTGCAGACAGCATTTCATTAAAAACATCAGATTGTATTGTAGTTGATGCAGAAGGAAGTTATTTAATGCCGGGCGCTATTGATGATCAAGTGCATTTTAGAGAACCAGGATTAACGCATAAAGGTGATATTGAATCTGAATCGCGTGCAGCGGTTGCAGGCGGAATCACTTCTTTTATCGAACAGCCAAATACGGTGCCGAATGCGGTTACTCAAGAAATTTTAGAAGATAAATATCAAATTGCAGCTCAGAAATCATTTGCGAATTATTCGTTTATGATGGGCGCAACAAACGATAACTTGGAAGAAGTTTTAAAAACAAATCCAAAAAATGTTGCTGGAATTAAGATTTTCTTGGGTTCTTCAACAGGAAATATGCTGGTTGATAATGAAGCGGTTTTAGAAAAGATTTTTTCTAGCACGCCAATGTTAATTGCAGTTCATTGCGAAGATGAAACAACGATTAAAAATAATCTTGCAGCTTTTAAAGAACAATACGGAGATGATGTTCCGGTAACGGCACATAATTTAATTAGAAGTGCAGAGGCGTGTTACATTTCTTCTTCAAAAGCAGTCGCTTTAGCTAAAAAAACTGGAGCGAGATTGCATATTTTTCATCTTTCAACAGCGAAAGAAATGGAATTGTTTACGAATAAAATTCCGTTAGAAGAGAAAAAAATTACAGCTGAGGTTTGTGTACATCATCTTTGGTTTACAGATGAAGATTATAAAACAAAAGGAAATTTCATTAAATGGAATCCAGCTGTAAAAACTGCCGATGATCGTGCAGAACTTTGGAAAGCTTTAAATGACGGAAGAATTGATGTAATTGCAACCGATCATGCTCCTCATACAAAAGAAGAAAAACAACAATCATATCTTAACGCGCCTTCTGGAGGTCCGTTGGTGCAGCATGCAGTTGTGGCAATGTTCGAAGCGCATCATCAAGGAAAAATTAGCGTGGAGAAAATCGTGGAGAAAATGTGCCACAATCCGGCTAAACTTTTCAAAATTGAAAAAAGAGGATTTATTAGAGAAGGTTACCACGCCGATTTAGTTATTGTTAATCCGAGTTTGCCTTGGAGCGTAAAACCAGATAATATTTTATACAAATGCGGATGGTCTCCTTTTGAAGGTTATACTTTTAAATCTAGAATAACGCATACTTTTGTGAACGGAGAATTGGTTTATAACAATTTCAAAGTAAAAGACACCAGAGCTGGAAAAAGATTATTGTTTGACAGATAA
- a CDS encoding polyprenol monophosphomannose synthase, whose translation MNDSIVIIPTYNEIENIESIVRAVLSQHKSFHLLIIDDNSPDHTANKVIALQEEFPGKLFLEQRAKKSGLGTAYVHGFKWALERDYQFIFEMDADFSHNPNDLEKLYDACHFGGADLAIGSRYVTGVNVVNWPLSRVLMSYFASVYVKFITGMKIHDATAGFVCYKREVLEKINLNKIKFVGYAFQIEMKYRTYCGKFQITEVPIIFTDRTKGVSKMSNAIIKEAILGVISLRLRKLVNSL comes from the coding sequence ATGAATGATAGTATTGTCATAATTCCCACTTATAACGAAATTGAAAATATAGAAAGTATTGTAAGAGCCGTACTTTCGCAGCATAAATCTTTTCATCTGCTTATTATCGATGATAATTCTCCTGATCATACTGCAAATAAAGTAATTGCTTTGCAGGAAGAATTTCCGGGAAAACTTTTTTTAGAACAACGCGCTAAAAAATCAGGATTAGGAACAGCTTACGTTCACGGCTTTAAATGGGCTTTGGAGCGCGATTATCAATTCATTTTTGAGATGGATGCCGACTTTTCTCATAATCCAAATGATTTAGAAAAATTGTATGATGCCTGTCATTTTGGCGGAGCAGATCTTGCAATTGGGTCTCGTTATGTTACAGGAGTAAATGTTGTCAACTGGCCTTTAAGCCGCGTTTTGATGTCTTATTTTGCATCGGTTTACGTTAAATTTATTACCGGAATGAAAATTCACGATGCAACGGCAGGTTTTGTATGTTACAAAAGAGAAGTTCTAGAGAAAATCAATTTGAATAAAATAAAATTTGTTGGCTACGCGTTTCAAATTGAAATGAAATACAGAACATATTGCGGTAAATTTCAAATTACAGAAGTCCCAATTATTTTTACAGATAGAACAAAAGGAGTTTCTAAAATGAGTAATGCCATTATTAAAGAAGCTATACTTGGCGTAATTTCACTTAGATTAAGAAAATTAGTCAATTCATTATAA